One region of Salvia miltiorrhiza cultivar Shanhuang (shh) chromosome 3, IMPLAD_Smil_shh, whole genome shotgun sequence genomic DNA includes:
- the LOC131016810 gene encoding late blight resistance protein R1-A-like isoform X1: protein MAAYAALVSLMHIIDTIEHHRSPPISIDKQQVESLTQIVTILQEFLESYKSPVADGDEADPLEMRIADAAHAVEDVIESHIVNVIKLGRSSPNEIFLQGYVVDAAHAAKEVNSREEVSCIDFYEDLQQVIEEMNVIKKEAMETSAEAQRQRKVTSTHAGSLTSSSNVKESKMVGFDDVQLQLLDWLTGGNRNRQIIPIVGMGGIGKTTLARHIFEHALVKEHFDIRAWTTISQTYNVREALREVLHQVSGDLRSDLSENELGEKLYKYLCGKRYIIILDDMWSVEVWDKMRFFFPDYNHGSRVIVTTRLSNLATELTNSNRIGMRFLDDVCSWTLFSKTVFGDEVFPLQLEEIGKKIVGKCKGLPLSIAVIGGLLAKSELTLEYWEHIEKNLSSIVNSENDEYCLMLLKLSYDNLPPYLKPCFLYMGMFEEDERIKVSKLMRLWVSEGFLKPIINKSSKTIANEYLKELVDRNLILVHELGKLGNIRYCKMHDLLRDLSFQEAEKQRFYYVLGQHCPRGINSQRRIVIPRSTSDKTARDALETMSRARSFICDGDTVSQLPDFRFLRTLSTYKYSGEYLDENVFQLVNLRYLSARFREGFQIPSSISLLWNLHTLIVSCRGKRTAPVEIWKMHQLKHVEFVYENMYLPDPPSGHSDVIMENLETLNGVIDFNLNEEVVKRIPNIKKLEIIITDKVMDRDRVKCLSYLQCLSKLESLSCFSDYGSEDKYLQSISFPHSLKKLSLHCGYFFHLEEILEKIGSLPLLQKLKLLFGQFATRSWEIGEGQFPSLKYLSLNFCRDMECWTLEGTCLPRLEQLHLEDMESLEEFPSEIGEIPTLKSVVLLNCSESMGLSLKKIVDEQEKLQGDPSIHVLVESDNVSQQLQTLATPNFRVVKGSLM from the exons ATGGCGGCATATGCAGCCTTGGTTTCTCTTATGCATATCATCGATACGATCGAGCATCACCGTTCCCCTCCAATTTCTATCGACAAACAACAAGTTGAATCTCTCACTCAAATTGTTACCATTTTGCAGGAATTTCTTGAAAGTTATAAGTCCCCTGTTGCCGACGGAGATGAAGCTGATCCGCTGGAGATGCGTATCGCAGATGCAGCTCATGCTGTTGAAGATGTTATCGAATCACATATTGTGAACGTGATTAAACTGGGTAGATCTAGTCCCAATGAA ATATTTCTCCAAGGCTATGTTGTAGATGCAGCTCATGCGGCTAAAGAAGTGAATTCTAGAGAGGAAGTCAGTTGCATCGACTTTTATGAAGATCTACAGCAAGTGATAGAAGAAATGAATGTGATCAAGAAGGAAGCCATGGAAACTTCAGCTGAAGCTCAGCGGCAGAGAAAGGTCACCTCGACTCATGCTGGCTCCTTGACATCCTCTTCCAATGTGAAGGAAAGCAAGATGGTGGGCTTTGATGACGTGCAACTTCAACTCTTGGATTGGCTCACTGGAGGGAACCGTAACCGCCAAATCATCCCTATTGTAGGGATGGGAGGGattggtaagaccactcttgcccgACATATATTTGAGCATGCCCTTGTTAAGGAGCATTTTGATATTCGTGCGTGGACTACAATTTCTCAAACTTATAATGTTAGAGAAGCACTTAGAGAAGTTCTTCACCAAGTGAGTGGAGATTTGAGGAGTGACTTGAGTGAGAACGAATTGGGAGAAAAATTGTACAAGTATTTATGCGGTAAGAGGTATATTATAATactggatgatatgtggagtgtAGAGGTGTGGGACAAGATGAGGTTTTTCTTTCCCGATTACAATCATGGGAGTCGAGTAATCGTAACGACTAGGCTCTCAAACTTGGCTACTGAGTTGACAAACTCTAACCGCATTGGTATGAGATTTTTAGATGATGTTTGTAGCTGGACTTTGTTCTCCAAAACTGTATTTGGGGATGAGGTTTTTCCTCTTCAACTCGAGGAAATCGGAAAGAAAATCGTGGGGAAGTGTAAGGGACTTCCTTTGTCGATTGCTGTGATTGGCGGTCTTTTGGCTAAGTCCGAACTTACACTGGAATATTGGGAGCACATAGAGAAAAATTTGAGCTCAATAGTGAATTCTGAGAATGATGAATATTGCTTGATGTTATTGAAACTAAGCTATGACAATTTGCCTCCCTATCTGAAGCCTTGTTTTTTGTACATGGGGATGTTTGAGGAAGATGAGAGAATTAAAGTCTCAAAACTCATGAGGTTATGGGTTTCTGAAGGCTTTCTTAAACCAATAATCAATAAAAGCTCGAAAACAATTGCTAATGAGTATCTGAAGGAGCTAGTCGATAGAAACCTCATTCTAGTTCATGAGTTGGGCAAACTTGGGAATATTAGGTACTGCAAAATGCATGATTTACTGAGAGATCTATCAtttcaagaagctgaaaagcAGAGGTTTTATTATGTCTTAGGGCAACATTGTCCTCGAGGGATAAATAGTCAACGCCGCATTGTTATTCCCAGAAGCACTTCAGATAAGACAGCCAGGGATGCCTTGGAAACTATGTCACGTGCTCGTTCTTTTATATGTGATGGTGATACAGTTTCACAGTTGCCAGATTTTAGATTTTTGAGAACATTGAGTACATATAAGTATTCCGGAGAGTATTTAGATGAAAATGTGTTTCAATTGGTGAACTTGAGGTACCTTTCGGCTAGATTTCGTGAGGGGTTCCAAATCCCTTCTTCAATTAGTCTGCTCTGGAATCTACACACACTAATTGTTTCTTGTAGGGGTAAACGTACTGCACCAGTAGAAATTTGGAAAATGCATCAGCTTAAGCATGTCGAGTTCGTATATGAAAATATGTATCTCCCAGATCCTCCGAGCGGCCATAGCGATGTTATCATGGAGAATCTAGAGACGCTCAATGGAGTGATTGATTTCAACTTGAATGAAGAAGTGGTTAAGAGGATTCCCAATATCAAGAAACTGGAAATAATAATCACGGATAAAGTAATGGACAGAGACAGAGTGAAGTGCCTCAGCTATCTTCAATGTCTGAGTAAGCTGGAAAGCTTGAGCTGCTTTAGTGATTATGGAAGTGAAGATAAGTATCTGCAGAGCATTAGCTTCCCGCACTCACTCAAGAAGCTGTCGCTTCATTGCGGATACTTCTTCCATTTGGAGGAAATTCTGGAAAAGATAGGTTCATTACCACTTCTTCAGAAGCTCAAACTGTTGTTTGGGCAGTTTGCAACACGCAGTTGGGAAATAGGTGAAGGCCAATTCCCCAGCCTCAAATACTTGAGTTTGAATTTCTGTAGGGATATGGAATGTTGGACATTAGAGGGCACCTGCTTGCCACGCCTTGAGCAACTTCATCTCGAGGACATGGAGTCGTTGGAGGAGTTCCCTTCAGAAATTGGAGAAATACCAACACTCAAATCAGTTGTATTGTTGAATTGCAGTGAATCAATGGGTTTGTCTTTGAAAAAGATAGTAGACGAACAAGAGAAGTTACAAGGGGACCCATCCATTCATGTTCTAGTTGAGTCAGACAACGTCAGCCAACAACTGCAGACCTTGGCAACTCCCAACTTTCGTGTAGTCAAGGGTAGTTTGATGTGA
- the LOC131016810 gene encoding putative late blight resistance protein homolog R1B-16 isoform X2 — MNVIKKEAMETSAEAQRQRKVTSTHAGSLTSSSNVKESKMVGFDDVQLQLLDWLTGGNRNRQIIPIVGMGGIGKTTLARHIFEHALVKEHFDIRAWTTISQTYNVREALREVLHQVSGDLRSDLSENELGEKLYKYLCGKRYIIILDDMWSVEVWDKMRFFFPDYNHGSRVIVTTRLSNLATELTNSNRIGMRFLDDVCSWTLFSKTVFGDEVFPLQLEEIGKKIVGKCKGLPLSIAVIGGLLAKSELTLEYWEHIEKNLSSIVNSENDEYCLMLLKLSYDNLPPYLKPCFLYMGMFEEDERIKVSKLMRLWVSEGFLKPIINKSSKTIANEYLKELVDRNLILVHELGKLGNIRYCKMHDLLRDLSFQEAEKQRFYYVLGQHCPRGINSQRRIVIPRSTSDKTARDALETMSRARSFICDGDTVSQLPDFRFLRTLSTYKYSGEYLDENVFQLVNLRYLSARFREGFQIPSSISLLWNLHTLIVSCRGKRTAPVEIWKMHQLKHVEFVYENMYLPDPPSGHSDVIMENLETLNGVIDFNLNEEVVKRIPNIKKLEIIITDKVMDRDRVKCLSYLQCLSKLESLSCFSDYGSEDKYLQSISFPHSLKKLSLHCGYFFHLEEILEKIGSLPLLQKLKLLFGQFATRSWEIGEGQFPSLKYLSLNFCRDMECWTLEGTCLPRLEQLHLEDMESLEEFPSEIGEIPTLKSVVLLNCSESMGLSLKKIVDEQEKLQGDPSIHVLVESDNVSQQLQTLATPNFRVVKGSLM; from the coding sequence ATGAATGTGATCAAGAAGGAAGCCATGGAAACTTCAGCTGAAGCTCAGCGGCAGAGAAAGGTCACCTCGACTCATGCTGGCTCCTTGACATCCTCTTCCAATGTGAAGGAAAGCAAGATGGTGGGCTTTGATGACGTGCAACTTCAACTCTTGGATTGGCTCACTGGAGGGAACCGTAACCGCCAAATCATCCCTATTGTAGGGATGGGAGGGattggtaagaccactcttgcccgACATATATTTGAGCATGCCCTTGTTAAGGAGCATTTTGATATTCGTGCGTGGACTACAATTTCTCAAACTTATAATGTTAGAGAAGCACTTAGAGAAGTTCTTCACCAAGTGAGTGGAGATTTGAGGAGTGACTTGAGTGAGAACGAATTGGGAGAAAAATTGTACAAGTATTTATGCGGTAAGAGGTATATTATAATactggatgatatgtggagtgtAGAGGTGTGGGACAAGATGAGGTTTTTCTTTCCCGATTACAATCATGGGAGTCGAGTAATCGTAACGACTAGGCTCTCAAACTTGGCTACTGAGTTGACAAACTCTAACCGCATTGGTATGAGATTTTTAGATGATGTTTGTAGCTGGACTTTGTTCTCCAAAACTGTATTTGGGGATGAGGTTTTTCCTCTTCAACTCGAGGAAATCGGAAAGAAAATCGTGGGGAAGTGTAAGGGACTTCCTTTGTCGATTGCTGTGATTGGCGGTCTTTTGGCTAAGTCCGAACTTACACTGGAATATTGGGAGCACATAGAGAAAAATTTGAGCTCAATAGTGAATTCTGAGAATGATGAATATTGCTTGATGTTATTGAAACTAAGCTATGACAATTTGCCTCCCTATCTGAAGCCTTGTTTTTTGTACATGGGGATGTTTGAGGAAGATGAGAGAATTAAAGTCTCAAAACTCATGAGGTTATGGGTTTCTGAAGGCTTTCTTAAACCAATAATCAATAAAAGCTCGAAAACAATTGCTAATGAGTATCTGAAGGAGCTAGTCGATAGAAACCTCATTCTAGTTCATGAGTTGGGCAAACTTGGGAATATTAGGTACTGCAAAATGCATGATTTACTGAGAGATCTATCAtttcaagaagctgaaaagcAGAGGTTTTATTATGTCTTAGGGCAACATTGTCCTCGAGGGATAAATAGTCAACGCCGCATTGTTATTCCCAGAAGCACTTCAGATAAGACAGCCAGGGATGCCTTGGAAACTATGTCACGTGCTCGTTCTTTTATATGTGATGGTGATACAGTTTCACAGTTGCCAGATTTTAGATTTTTGAGAACATTGAGTACATATAAGTATTCCGGAGAGTATTTAGATGAAAATGTGTTTCAATTGGTGAACTTGAGGTACCTTTCGGCTAGATTTCGTGAGGGGTTCCAAATCCCTTCTTCAATTAGTCTGCTCTGGAATCTACACACACTAATTGTTTCTTGTAGGGGTAAACGTACTGCACCAGTAGAAATTTGGAAAATGCATCAGCTTAAGCATGTCGAGTTCGTATATGAAAATATGTATCTCCCAGATCCTCCGAGCGGCCATAGCGATGTTATCATGGAGAATCTAGAGACGCTCAATGGAGTGATTGATTTCAACTTGAATGAAGAAGTGGTTAAGAGGATTCCCAATATCAAGAAACTGGAAATAATAATCACGGATAAAGTAATGGACAGAGACAGAGTGAAGTGCCTCAGCTATCTTCAATGTCTGAGTAAGCTGGAAAGCTTGAGCTGCTTTAGTGATTATGGAAGTGAAGATAAGTATCTGCAGAGCATTAGCTTCCCGCACTCACTCAAGAAGCTGTCGCTTCATTGCGGATACTTCTTCCATTTGGAGGAAATTCTGGAAAAGATAGGTTCATTACCACTTCTTCAGAAGCTCAAACTGTTGTTTGGGCAGTTTGCAACACGCAGTTGGGAAATAGGTGAAGGCCAATTCCCCAGCCTCAAATACTTGAGTTTGAATTTCTGTAGGGATATGGAATGTTGGACATTAGAGGGCACCTGCTTGCCACGCCTTGAGCAACTTCATCTCGAGGACATGGAGTCGTTGGAGGAGTTCCCTTCAGAAATTGGAGAAATACCAACACTCAAATCAGTTGTATTGTTGAATTGCAGTGAATCAATGGGTTTGTCTTTGAAAAAGATAGTAGACGAACAAGAGAAGTTACAAGGGGACCCATCCATTCATGTTCTAGTTGAGTCAGACAACGTCAGCCAACAACTGCAGACCTTGGCAACTCCCAACTTTCGTGTAGTCAAGGGTAGTTTGATGTGA